Proteins co-encoded in one Mycobacteriales bacterium genomic window:
- a CDS encoding MFS transporter, with amino-acid sequence MAECRAGAIGDLAATPSRVSNPTVVVSAVALATFVASLSTSSLGVAVPAVSRHFHATALQSTLIVVIPSLTSTTLMLTLGRVGDLLGRRWCYLLGVGTFTVSNLLLSVAPTAWVFVGLQVFSAAGVAAVWANSAAILFDALDPLRLHRALGVYASAISVGDLVGPTIGGAVTQAIGWHGIFLFGALVGAVCLVWGWRSLPDRPPDSKKFRFDVVGSFLLILGLGGVVISLLIAQSGTGFSRDIVGGIAGAGVVLAFFVINESRVTTPLIHIDLFRNRRLCLAIVSGLLNAMAQWVPVLLMVLFLQALRGDTALRAGLSVMPLPVSAVTFAVSAGLLSRVLEPARLAILGSALGAVGLALLGASLTAPYPVFAASLVVVGAGAGIFTPANANAAMSSAPSASAGLVNGARLTIQNVGWVASTALALTLITAPLPAHLRHQFFTGTAARVSPRSVSGLLRGYHHSLDVLVACAVLASLAAVLSYRADVRVRRVVGTPDH; translated from the coding sequence GTGGCTGAATGTCGCGCCGGCGCGATCGGCGACCTGGCCGCAACGCCCTCCCGGGTGTCGAATCCCACCGTTGTCGTGTCGGCCGTGGCGCTTGCCACCTTTGTCGCCAGCCTCAGCACGAGCAGCCTGGGGGTCGCCGTACCGGCGGTCTCCCGCCACTTCCACGCGACTGCATTGCAGTCCACCCTGATCGTGGTCATCCCGTCGCTGACCAGCACGACGCTGATGCTGACCCTCGGACGAGTCGGCGACCTGCTGGGCCGGCGATGGTGCTATCTCCTCGGCGTCGGCACCTTCACCGTGTCGAACCTCCTGTTGAGCGTGGCTCCGACCGCGTGGGTGTTCGTGGGCCTCCAGGTCTTCTCCGCGGCCGGCGTCGCGGCGGTCTGGGCGAACAGCGCCGCGATCCTGTTCGATGCCCTTGATCCACTCCGGTTGCATCGAGCCCTGGGCGTCTACGCCTCGGCGATCTCCGTGGGGGACCTGGTCGGACCGACCATCGGAGGAGCCGTCACCCAGGCGATCGGTTGGCACGGAATCTTCTTGTTCGGTGCGCTGGTCGGCGCGGTCTGCCTGGTCTGGGGTTGGCGATCGCTTCCCGACCGGCCGCCGGACTCGAAGAAGTTCCGGTTCGACGTCGTCGGGTCGTTCCTGCTGATCCTCGGCCTCGGCGGGGTCGTGATCAGCTTGCTGATCGCGCAGTCGGGCACCGGCTTCAGCCGCGACATCGTCGGGGGAATCGCAGGGGCAGGCGTCGTACTCGCGTTCTTCGTCATCAACGAGTCCCGCGTGACCACCCCGCTGATCCACATCGACCTGTTCCGCAACCGCCGGCTGTGCCTTGCGATCGTCTCCGGCCTGCTCAACGCGATGGCGCAGTGGGTGCCGGTCCTGTTGATGGTGCTGTTCCTGCAGGCCCTTCGCGGCGATACCGCATTGCGGGCCGGGCTGTCGGTCATGCCATTGCCGGTGTCGGCCGTGACCTTCGCGGTGAGTGCCGGCCTGCTGAGTCGCGTCCTCGAGCCCGCACGATTGGCGATCCTCGGCTCGGCTCTGGGCGCGGTCGGCCTGGCGCTGCTCGGAGCCAGCTTGACCGCGCCTTATCCGGTCTTCGCTGCAAGCCTGGTCGTCGTCGGTGCCGGCGCGGGCATCTTCACGCCGGCGAACGCGAACGCAGCGATGAGCTCCGCCCCGAGCGCAAGTGCCGGCCTGGTCAACGGGGCCCGGCTGACCATCCAGAACGTCGGTTGGGTGGCCAGTACGGCGCTGGCGCTCACCCTGATCACCGCTCCGCTCCCGGCCCATTTGCGGCATCAGTTCTTCACCGGAACGGCGGCCAGGGTGTCGCCGCGTTCCGTGAGCGGCCTGCTTCGGGGGTACCACCACTCGCTTGACGTGCTGGTTGCCTGCGCGGTGCTCGCCTCACTCGCCGCGGTGCTGTCCTACCGTGCCGACGTACGGGTCCGCCGGGTGGTCGGCACTCCGGATCATTAG
- a CDS encoding metalloregulator ArsR/SmtB family transcription factor, with translation MAKRAASTRPVMTQVDTQDPAVDVLKALSDPIRLWIMSQIVSTNELACTSLEEALPVSKSTISYHMKILRGAGLINIRKQGKFYHYTARTKEIEELMPGLVPWLVKRSSA, from the coding sequence ATGGCGAAGCGCGCGGCAAGTACCCGGCCGGTGATGACCCAGGTCGACACCCAGGACCCGGCGGTTGATGTCCTCAAAGCACTTTCGGACCCGATCCGCCTGTGGATCATGTCCCAGATCGTCAGCACGAACGAGCTGGCATGTACGTCGCTCGAGGAGGCCCTGCCGGTCTCGAAGTCGACGATCTCGTACCACATGAAGATCCTGCGCGGCGCCGGTCTGATCAATATTCGTAAGCAGGGCAAGTTTTACCACTACACCGCGCGGACCAAAGAGATCGAAGAATTGATGCCGGGGCTGGTGCCGTGGCTGGTCAAACGGAGCAGCGCCTGA